The genomic stretch CGCCACGTCTATTTTGGGGAGCCTTCACACCAGACACAGTACACAACTCTGTCCAAAATAATCATAAATACTCTCTCTTTTTAAATGCTTATGTTAATTCTAAATACTTCTTCCATTGCACATTTGCATGACACGTGCTTGCTTCATTTAGTGTATAACTATATATCTTGGAATTTTGCCTCTAGATTTTTTCCTAAACAAGGTTTTTAGTAGGGGCTCTAAGATCAAATCATGTACCACATCACGCTTTAACAGCTTTAAACTATATATGGAATGTGGCAATTCAAGCTTTATTTTCCTTGTATACATTcagattttttttgtatatgtCCTTGTAGAATAAATCCTATATCTTTTCTTCCTTGTTCCAGGTTGTTCGCCAAGTTTCTTGTGGAGCTGTTCACGTGGTTGCTCTGTCAGAAGATGGCATGCTACAAGCATGGGGTAATGTTGGCCTAAATTCAATACCTTATATTAGCATAATAAGATAATCCTTTTTTTTTGTATGCATTTTCATTGTACTTTTTTGTTTTGATACTAGATTGCAATTTGGATTAGCTTCTTGATTCGTACtgtgtttcaattttttttattacatcGTAGCCTAAATGAACTGACATTGAAGCTACTAAAAAATGGTTGTTCTACATTTATTAATCAGAATTCTATCGCTGATCTGGTAAATCAGGCTATAATGAATATGGTCAGCTCGGCAGAGGTATTACCAGTGAAGGACTTCAGGGGGCTCGTCTAATTAAAGGCTATGCTAGGTTCCTTGATGAAGCCCCCGAGCTTGTAAAGATTATCCAGGTTTCATGTGGGGAGTACCACACTGCAGCTATATCGGACACTGGCGAGGTGTAAGTGTTCAAGGGTTCTATTAGACTATTTAGGCATAAGAGTTTAGGATAATATGCTTGGAAAATTTTATCGAACATTTTGGAGTGCAATTGTCACAGACAGTCGACAGAGTTCAGATAGTTCCACTGTTGGATTTCTGAGTTCTCACATTGAAAAATCATTTTGTTACGTTGGTCCAGAGTTGTAGGACAATACATGTGGTTGAATATCCTGACACttaatttcattttgtttcattttttgggGGTTTTCACTCATAGCCCTAATTGTCATCCGTTTCACGGTTACATATTTCTGTGGCAGCTACACTTGGGGACTTGGGAGCATGGGTCAACTCGGGCACTGTTCACTTCAGTGTGGTGATAAGGAGCTGTTGCCTCGACGTGTAGTTGCTCTTGATGGGATAGTTATCAAGGATGTCGCCTGTGGAGGCGTGCACACATGTGCATTGACTGACAAAGGAGCATTGTATGCTTGGGGTGGAGGTCAGGCCGGTCAGTTAGGCATTGGACCTCTTGCCGGATTGTTTTCTTGCAAGCCTAATGGATCCGACATGATGCTCCGCAACTTGCCCGTCTTGTTGATCCCATTCGGTGTTCGACTCGTCTGCTGTGGTCATTCCCACACACTCATTTGCAACAACGAAGGGAGAATATACGGATGGGGTTACAATAACTATGGGCAGGCCGCTAATGAGAAGTCCACGTACGCATGGTATCCTTCTCCAGTTGACTGGTATGGTGTAAGCTTATAGGAAAAAACTCTTCACTTTTAAGAATTAATCGCATGGACAAATGCTGATCGAAGCTTCTTTCACGTAGGTGTGTTGGGGAGGTTAGGAAGTTAGCCGCTGGAGGTGGCCATTCAGCAGTACTCACCGATGCATTTTCTTTAAAGGAGCTGTGTGAGTTTGCACTTGCGAACAATGTAAATCAGTCGAACGCGTCAGTGATTGAGGATGTTGCCTCGAGAACTGGTTCGGATGCTCTAGCCCGCTTGTGTGAAAGACTGaggtaataaaaaaaagtgtgtttatttttgcAAAGCTACTTTAAAATGCATTAGAAAATCCTCTACATTTTATGGTTAAAAATTCTTCCCAAAAATTTTGCAGGGAGCATTTTCCAAATGATGGAGTTTGCTACAATGAGAGATAATGTTGTGACAGCATAGTTAGTGAA from Salvia splendens isolate huo1 chromosome 15, SspV2, whole genome shotgun sequence encodes the following:
- the LOC121767128 gene encoding ultraviolet-B receptor UVR8-like; the encoded protein is MEIDEILGESKLAKIPTKSVIYVWGYNQSGQTGRSGKEGNLRIPRQLPMDLFGCPAAGGNSRWLDIACGREHTASIASDGSLFTWGANEYGQLGDGTERGRKYPKKVKHLQSEFAISVSCGEHCTAAIAEPHENDGSMSTRRLWVWGQNQGSNSPRLFWGAFTPDTVVRQVSCGAVHVVALSEDGMLQAWGYNEYGQLGRGITSEGLQGARLIKGYARFLDEAPELVKIIQVSCGEYHTAAISDTGEVYTWGLGSMGQLGHCSLQCGDKELLPRRVVALDGIVIKDVACGGVHTCALTDKGALYAWGGGQAGQLGIGPLAGLFSCKPNGSDMMLRNLPVLLIPFGVRLVCCGHSHTLICNNEGRIYGWGYNNYGQAANEKSTYAWYPSPVDWCVGEVRKLAAGGGHSAVLTDAFSLKELCEFALANNVNQSNASVIEDVASRTGSDALARLCERLREHFPNDGVCYNER